CATGAGTGAATCGCCCCAGACGGAGATCGTCATCGCGCCGGTCGGTTTCGAGCACCTGCGCCAGGTCCTGGACCTCGGCTACCGGGTCTTCGACACGACCGTCAAGCCGTACACCTCATGGTCCCTGACGGCCGTGGCGGAGCATCTGGACAGCGGGGACAGCGCCTGCTGGGTGGCGCTGGACGGGACGGCGGTGGTCGGCTTCGTGCTGGGCTCGCAGACGTTCGAGCTGCGCGACGACTGGGGCTATCTGGAGTGGATCGCGGTGGACCCGGCCTACCAGGGCCGGGGCATCGCGGGCAGGCTGGTCAACGCGTGCTGCGAGGCCCTGTTCGCGGGCGGGGCCAGCCGGGTCGTGACCGACGTCGAGGCGACGAACAACGCGTCGGCCACGCTGATGTCGCGCAACGGCTTCGCCCCGGCGGTGACGGTGACCCTGTTCGTCCGCAGCAGTCAGCCCGACGCCGACCCCGGCCGGGCCGTGCGCGGCGTCTCCAAGCGCCCCCTCATCCGCAGCGGCCGCCTCCTCGGCGACCACCGCAACCCGTGACGCCCCGCTCGGTGATCACGGTCGCAGGGTCGGGACACGCCGCCGAACACGTCCCCAAGTTCATGATCGACCCGGTTGGCGGGTCCCGGCATGTGGAACGGGTGTACCGTTGGGTGGGAGCGGGGCTTAACGTTCGGTAGAACAGTGGACATGGGTGTTGCTGAGGAGCGGGCT
The Catellatospora sp. IY07-71 DNA segment above includes these coding regions:
- a CDS encoding GNAT family N-acetyltransferase, which encodes MSESPQTEIVIAPVGFEHLRQVLDLGYRVFDTTVKPYTSWSLTAVAEHLDSGDSACWVALDGTAVVGFVLGSQTFELRDDWGYLEWIAVDPAYQGRGIAGRLVNACCEALFAGGASRVVTDVEATNNASATLMSRNGFAPAVTVTLFVRSSQPDADPGRAVRGVSKRPLIRSGRLLGDHRNP